A genomic window from Ascaphus truei isolate aAscTru1 chromosome 1, aAscTru1.hap1, whole genome shotgun sequence includes:
- the TMEM271 gene encoding transmembrane protein 271, which yields MRRESRPDRRRRRRRKKRRRRKEGEEGEAAEGGQKGVERETDSRPRRMKWGVRGACAALSSCFLLACALSAAAVGLKCFSLGSELKGEPFRLGTAAGAFYSGLLLSAGLSLLGSALLCCRQDADGESNPASQNFLLLGVLVFMLGVLSAFAGAVIDGDTVSLVERKYSHYCLQLQQSGTSGNATKCQKLKDYQRGLVISTIFNSLECLLGLINLLLVKNYKSSQQRRRRRRRGGRRRRLQRQSQGSIFSQEEREFSPGDFPFQSVSYINVGVFHIFDEAGVEVHRGGHPSIELPGYSPMDPDLNPSHPYCYPLPNEQPPPYDEIYPATETCSSSTTT from the coding sequence ATGAGGAGAGAAAGCCGaccggacaggaggaggaggaggagaagaaaaaaaaggagacGACGcaaagagggggaggaaggagaggcagcagaaggggggcagaagggggtggagagggagacagactcGCGGCCGCGGAGGATGAAGTGGGGAGTCAGGGGGGCCTGCGCCGCGCTCTCCAGCTGCTTTCTGCTTGCCTGTGCCCTCAGCGCCGCCGCCGTCGGCCTGAAGTGCTTCTCGCTGGGCTCGGAGCTGAAGGGGGAGCCGTTCCGCCTGGGCACGGCCGCCGGCGCCTTCTACTCGGGGCTGCTGCTCTCCGCCGGCCTGTCCCTGCTGGGCTCCGCCCTGCTCTGCTGCAGGCAGGACGCGGACGGAGAGAGCAATCCTGCCAGCCAGAACTTCCTGCTTCTCGGGGTGCTGGTCTTCATGCTCGGGGTGTTGAGCGCCTTCGCCGGGGCGGTGATAGACGGAGACACCGTGTCCCTTGTAGAGAGGAAGTACTCCCATTACTGCTTGCAGCTCCAGCAGTCCGGGACTAGCGGCAATGCCACGAAATGCCAGAAACTGAAGGATTACCAGCGGGGCTTGGTGATCTCCACCATTTTTAACTCCCTGGAGTGCCTGCTCGGTCTAATCAACCTGCTGCTGGTGAAGAATTACAAGTCGTCCCAGCAGCGCAGGAGAAGGAGGAggcgcggggggaggaggaggcgcttGCAGCGGCAGAGCCAGGGCTCCATCTTCTCTCAAGAGGAGCGCGAGTTTTCTCCCGGTGACTTCCCCTTTCAGTCCGTCTCCTACATCAACGTGGGTGTGTTTCACATCTTTGACGAGGCGGGAGTAGAGGTGCACCGCGGGGGGCACCCCTCCATAGAGCTGCCGGGGTATTCCCCTATGGACCCTGACTTAAACCCGTCACACCCCTACTGTTACCCTCTTCCTAATGAACAGCCTCCCCCGTATGACGAGATCTACCCTGCTACTGAAACCTgcagcagcagcaccaccaccTGA